TGCAGGCAACAAAGGTGATTAATGCTTCCGGTCCATGGGTGGATGAGCTGCGCAAGATCGATGGTCCCCGCCAGGGCAAAACGTTGCAGATGACGAAAGGTATTCATCTGGTATTCGACGGTACGCGGTTCCCGTTAAGGCAGGCTGTATATTTTGATACACCGGATGGACGAATGGTCTTTGCTGTTCCGAGGGATGGGAAAACCTATGTAGGAACCACAGATACCGTCTTCGAAGATGATCCCGCACACCCGCTAATCTCCGAGGCAGACCGTGATTATGTCATCGATGCCGTCAACGGCATGTTTCCGGGTGTTCGGATTCGAGCCGAGGACGTGGAGTCCGGTTGGGCAGGCGTGCGTCCGTTAATCCATGAGGAGGGTAAAGGGCCTTCCGAAATTTCGCGCAAGGACGAAGTGTGGGTAGCCCATTCGGGGTTGATCACGATTGCCGGGGGTAAATTAACAGGGTACCGGAAAATGGCCGAGATGGTTGTTGATCTCGCTGCTAGCCAATTGGAGCAGGAGACGGGGAGATCCGTTGGACCATGTATAACGAAAAAGATGCCGATCTCTGGAGGTCATGTTGGCGGTTCCGCCGGATTTGGTGCGTATGCTGAACGCAAGATTAAGGATGGCGTCGCACTTGGACTTGATCGATCTGCTGCTGAGCGATTAGCACGAGTATATGGTTCCAATGTGGACGCATTGTATGAGCGGATGCCTGATCCGCGGGCAAAGGCCGAGCTGCATGCTATGCCACAGGAACTGCTGCTAATGCTGCGTTATGCCATTGACGAGGAGATGGCTGTGACACCGGCGGACTTTTTTGTGAGACGCACCGGAGACCTGTTTTTCCGCATTGACGAAGTCCGTCAGTATAAGGCAGCGGTTATTCAGTATATGGCTGAACGCCTGGATTGGCCGGAGGAACAAGCGATACGGTTTGCGAATGAACTGGATCAGCTGCTCTGGGAAGCATCGGGCAAAATGTAATGCAGGATTTCGCATCTGGGGGTCGAATGGAACATGTAAGCGTGTAACAAGGAGAGGGGATTACATCTATGACTTTACAGATTGGCATCATTGGAACAGGTTGGTTCAGCAAGGTACATGCAGATATTCTGGCACGAATGGAAGGCGTTCGTGTAGCAGCTGTCTGTGGAACAACGCTGGAGAAGGCGGAGGCTATGGCTTCCGTCTATGATGCTGTTGGCTACGGTGAACTTGAACATATGCTGGATGGTGAAAAGCTGGATGCAGTCTATATCTGTGTGCCTCCGATGTCTCATGGATCGATTGAAACTGAATTGATTCGTCGGGGTATCCCGTTCCTGGTGGAGAAACCGCTAAGTACAGGCATGGATATCCCTCGTCAGGTGCTGGATCAGGTACAAAAGTCTGGATTGTTGACCTCGGTAGGTTATCATTTCCGTTATCAGGAGGCTGCACTGGTACTGAAAGAAGCGATGAAAGAGCAGACCGTCGGCATGGCGCTTGGGCGCTGGATGGGCGGAATGCCAGGAGTCGCCTGGTGGCGCCGTCAGGAAGGCTCCGGGGGACAGTTTGTGGAACAGACGACCCATATCGTGGATTTGCTGCGGTATTGTGCGGGTGAAGTGACAGAGGTATACGCTGTAGCGGCCCAACGCAGTATGCATGAAAAGCATGAGCATGTCACGGTAGCTGATGTGGCGAATGTAACGCTTAAGCTGGAGAATGGAGCGATCGCAAGCATTGCCAACACCTGCCTGCTGCCAGATGGTGAGGGCGGTGCAGGGCTCCAGTTCTACACGGATGCCGGAGTATGGGACTGGACACCTGAACGTCTTCTTCTGCCAAGTGCTGCCCCTCATGCGATGGCAGGTCTGGAGATTCCCGCAGGGCATAACCCGTATGAGCGGGAAAATGAAGCGTTTATTCACGCCCTTCGTACCGGAGATCGTTCACGGATTTTGTCCGATTATGCGGATGCCTGCCGTACGCAGGAAATTACAACGGCGGCATTGGTGTCGGCAGATTCGGGATTGCCGGTACAGCTTCAGCCATCCAAACACCTCTCGCATTAATCCTTTTTATAACTTAAACAAGAAATATAAATGCGTGAAAAAGACGCCTGAATCTGGACTGATCCGAAGATCAGTTCAATTCAGGCGTCTTTGTGTTGTACATGAATCAGAATCTGGCTACTTAGTAGACTGCTGCTGTTTCAACCAGTCTGAGGACCAGTTGTAAATCTGATTGATGACGGGTTCAATAGCTCTGCCTTTGGGCGTCAATTCATACTCTACGCGAGGCGGAATTTCAGGATACATATGCCGGGTTACGATACCTTCCATTTCCATTTCCTTCAGACGTTCGGATAACAACCGACCGCTAATCGCCATTTCTGCTTCCAGCTCTGTGAATCGTTTGGGTCCGGATAACAGTTGGTACATGATGAGCAGCACCCATTTCTTACCGATGATATCCATGGCCTGAGTAATGAGACAAGGACTTGGTGATTTTACTTTTCTCAGCTTCAACGTGTTCACCTCGATTCAATTAAGTATGGATGGATTTCCTCGTATATATAAAAGTGCGTGGCTTTCTGCCGCTCTGACCAAAGTAAGGGACAATGAAGTCAACATGTTACTACAAAATGTACTGTAACATACCTTTTGTATGTATTATACACTATTCGTCAAAAAATTACTTGAATAAATAATGTTATTATTATATACTCACTTCATAAAAGTAAGTTAATGATTATTAATATGTATAATATCAGCACATATCAATTTCGCAGTGCAAATTACCCATTTTAAAAATAGAGTTACGTTGTAACTTTTACATAGATTGCTTTTTATACAACAGATGGATATGGACATTCACTTTCAGGAGGATTATACATATGAACAAAGGCATAAGAATTTTAGGATATATTGCGTTGGTTGTGCTTGCAGGTATGTTTGTAATGGCAGGCTTAAACAAGGTTAGTGGAGCAGAGATGATGGTACAGACTTTCGAAGGTTTCTCCTATCCTATATGGACGATGTATCTCATTGGTGCAGTAGAGCTGCTCAGTGCGGTGGGTCTGTTGATTCCACGTACTCGTATTCTGGCTTCAGGCGTATTGACGTTCATTCTGATTGGTGCTGTGGGGAGTCATCTAATTTACGGGCAATATACGGCTGTTCCTTTCCCGGCGGTATTGCTGGTTGCCAACATTGTCGTTCTGATTATGGGGATGCGTAAACTGGAAGCAGAAGAAATGGATATGGATCTCGTGCAGGTCTAAGAGTTTGATTGATTTGGATTCAAATGTTCCAATATGAAGAAGATGACCACTGCAATGGAGCGGTAGTCATCTTTTTTATTATCGAAGGGGCTGTCCCTCGAAAGGAATGCTTTGAGATTACAGGCTTCTTTGGCCACGGGTGATAATCCGCAGCGTATGCTTGGTATCCGATTGCTCGATCCAGGTGTCGCACACCTGACGAACCCAATCCGGGTTGGTTTTGGCGGCGTCGTTCAGCCAGTTGCTGACAGAGTCCTGTACATATTTATGAGCATCAGAGTTCACATGGTTCAGCAGAGGCAGAGCTATCGCAGGGTTTTCTTTCAACTCCTGAATATGTTTGGCCCACACACCGTGCGGTCTTGTCGATTCTATGGCAAACCGCCGAACCAGTGGGTCGGGATCGATCGCCCAGTCCATGAGAAACGCCAGCGCTTCCGACAATTCAGCCGTAATCGGCTGTCGAACAGCCATCCAGGCAATTTCTCGTACACCAAAGTGATGATCTGCGGCAAAGGGACGGATACGATCCAGTTTTTCAATCAAGCTTAAGCGGGAATCCAATCCGATGATATAGGCTGCCCAGCAGCGTACACTGTCTGAACGGTGCTCTGCAAAGGAACGAAAATGACGTACTCGCTCCTTTTCCTCCATTCGTTCCAGAAGGTTGAGCCAGTTCGCGGCGATGGTCGGAATGATTTTCATGATTCGCTGCTCATTCATCTGTGTTAGCTGTTCCTTCATTTCCCGGGTATCGACATCCATTCCCCGTTCATGAGCGACCTGCTGAAAAAGGAGAATGTGATCAACGGCGAGCCACTCCGTCAAATTTACGGATTCGATATGCCCCGATTGAAGTAGGTTGCGGATATGATCCGGGATCTCAATCCCTTTACGGGCGCCTTTGCGAAGCAGAACATCCTCGGGTATATGCAGTTCTTTCTGTACATCCATCGCCGTACTCCTCCTTGCATGTATGTGGATTCATCATCTACACGATACAATTGGCAGCAGGATAGAGATGTAATGTGGCTTACAACTGGGTGTTAGCTGTGCATGAAGCGGATAGTTCATTACGATGCAGAGCGACGGATTTGAATCCGGTACGAATACGGCCAACCCGTGCAAGATCTTGCAGGGCAACACTGACAGACTCACGCGTGGCCCCAGCCATCCAGGCAATCTCCTGATGGGTCAGTACAAGGTTGATCCGACCATAATCTCCTTCGTTCACCCACCCCATCTGATCCGCCAGTCGAGTAAGATTATGCATAATTTTGTCATGCAGATTACCCAAGGCCAGCTGTTGTGTCAATGCACTCATGCCCTTGATCCGTTCGCTGAGTACTTTCATCAGATTCAACATAAACTCGGGGTGTTCAATCAGAAATTGTTCGAAACGCTGCCTGTTCATCAGGCAAATATCGCATTCCTCCAGGGTTTCGATATATACGGAACGTGTGCCAAGTGAAATGCCGTTCATTTCCCCAAACACATTTCCTTCCTTCAAAATATCGAGAGTAAACTGTTTCCCTTCTTCCGATAATGTGTACAGGCGGACTTTCCCTTTTTTCACAAAATAAAAACCTTCCGAATATGTATCCGGTGTCTGGATCAGCGTATTCCTGGCCAAGGTCGTGATGGACGTCATGCTGTCCATTTCGATCAGGTCTGCCTCGGACAAAGAGGACATCAGATTGAATTGTGATAAATAGAGGATTTTATCCATAGCATTCCTTTCCCTTACCGAATGAAAATAAAAAAAAGAAGAACCCACGGAGTTCAACGGGTTCTCTTGCAACGGGACTTCTTGAAACGGAAGGTCTCCTGATTATAAATAATCGAATTAATTCCTATTATAGTAGTTTTTTAAGTTGGGAGACGCGTCCTTGGCTAATGCCAAGCTTTTCCGCAATTTGCTGTTGAGCCAAACCGGGATTCTGTTCAACGATTTCCTTCATTTGTTGCAGCATGCGTGCCGTCTTCGGCCGCAGGTCCGGGTACTCTTGGTTGGCAGCTGTAGCCCCTTCTTCCCATGCGGGAGACGAGACTGTGGCGGATTCGGTAGCAGGACGCTCCACGGGTGCAGGAGCCTGTTTGTTCTGAGGAACGAACCATTCGGGAGTGTCATCCGGGTGTTTTAATTGAATTGCACACGTCCGGCAGATGAATTGCTCTTTGAAATACATTTCCGTATCCACATCACCGCAAAACACACACAACGTTGATTTGTACTTTCTCAAAATCAACTCTTTCCCTTCAATGAAAAACTCGAGCGGATCGCCGATATGGATTTCCATCGTATCCCGCATTTCTTTGGGAAGGACAATTCGTCCAAGGCGGTCCAGAGATCTCTTCATTCCGGTTCTTTTCATCGCATCTCCCCCGCAATATTCACAATTAAAACCTGTCCTTATTGTAAGGAAGAAAGGGCTTTAATACAACAATAATATTTCAAGAAATAGGGTTAATTCCATCTATTATGGGAAAATAAGTTTAGATAGTAGGGGTGCAACCGCCAATGTGAACAATGCAGCCAGTACCATGGAGATGCTGGAGATGCTTCCAGTCAGTGAACTGAGCTCAAATGCTTTGGATGTGCCTGTTCCGTGGGCACCGGTTCCAAGCAGCGTACCACGTGCAATCTCGCCATCAATACGCAGCATTTTTACAATGGATGGCCCCATAATCGCCCCCAGCAGACCGGTCATGATGACAAAAACCGCGGTAACGGCCGGAATGCCTCCAATGGTAGCCGATACGTTCATCGCAATAGGGGTCGTGATCGATCTCGGAATCAGACTATGAATGAGTCCGGAGTCGAGGCGCAGCCATTTGGCGAGCAGGGCAGACGAGAGGACCGCTACCACGGAGCCTGTCATAACGCTGAAGACGATCTCGGAAATATGTTTTTTGAGTACATGGAAAAACGTATAAAGCGGTATGGCGAAGGCCACCGTTGCCGGTTGAAGCAGCAAACTTAGCCATTTACCACCACTGCTGTAGGCAGCGTAATCCGTACCTGTTGCGAGCAGCACACCGACGACAAGAAGTGGCGTAATCAGCAGCGGAGACAGATACACTTTGGGAAGGTTGCGATACATGCGTTTGGCGACCCAGTAAATACCGACGGTTAACAAGAGACAGAGGAACCCAATCATCCGGTGTGACGCTCCTTTCGTTTGGCGATTCGGGTGGCAACAAGGCCCGTACAGGCCATGACCAGAAATGTGCTAAGCAGAACAATAAATAGAATTTGCAATCCGTCTTGCTCCAGCATGGGCATGTAGTTCATAATTCCAACGGCTGACGGGATGAAGAACAGCAGCAGCTCACCGAGCAGCCAGGCGGCTCCAATTTCGATCCAGCGCAGCTTCACGACATGGGTCTGAAGCAAAATGAACAGTACGATCATGCCAAGTATGGAACCTGGTATAGGTAGATGGAGAGCACGGGCCAACTGGTCCATGAGCAGTGAAAAGGCCATCAAGAGCGCAACTTGCAAAATGCCAAGGCCCCATTTCTTCACTTCAATCCCTCCTTGTATAATGAACGTGATGATTTTGAGTTGTTTATGAAAATGTTTCACTTGATATCACAAATTTTACATCGCATTCTTTCATGAGTAAAATGCATATTAAGAATGTTTACCATTCCATTTATCTATGAGAGACGGGGATCAGACGATGGATATCCGCCATTTGCAATATTTTCTGGAAGTCGCTCGGCAGCAAAGCTTCACCAAAGCGGCCGAAGTGCTGTTCATTACACAACCGACCATTAGTAAAACCGTCAAAAGCTTGGAAGACGAATTGGGCGTAACGCTGCTGGATCGGTATGGCAAGAAGGTAGCGCTGACGGATGCTGGGCATGTCTTTTTCCGGCAGGCGCTGGAGATTGAAAAGTCATTCCGCAGCTTATCGTCCGAGCTGGACGATCTAATGAATCTGAAGAAAGGACATCTTCGGATTGGTCTGCCACCGATGGTGGGGTCCAGCTTTTTCCCAATGATTATCGGTGAGTTTCACAAAGCCTATCCGCAGGTGACCATTCAGCTGTTCGAGGATGGTGCGAAAAAAGTGGAGGCCGACGTGATCAGCGGTGCACTGGATATTGGTGTTGCCGTTCTTCCGACGGTGGATGAATTGGTGGATCATTTTGTTTTTGTAAAAGAGAAGCTGAATCTGCTCGTACATCCTTCGCACCCGCTTGCGGGTAAAGAGTCGATCGCGCTGCGTGAACTGGAGCATGACTCATTTGTGCTGTTCCGGGAGGATTTTGCGCTGCATGACCGGATTATCGCCGCTTGTCAGCATGTGGGATTTCAACCTCGGGTAGTGTATGAGAGCTCCCAGTGGGATCTGCTCAGTGCGATGGTAGCGGCCAATCTGGGCGTGGCGTTGCTGCCAGAGACGATCTGCCGTGAGGTGGATCATATGCGTGTGCGCATTATACCCGTGATGGAACCTGTGATTCCTTGGCAGCTCGGCATGATCTGGCGGAAAGACCGATATTTATCCTTCGCAACCCGGGAGTGGATCAGTTTTACACAGTCCATGCTGAGTGAGTAAACTCTTTTGTTGACCCCGGATCGTTGTTACAATGGAAGCATAATTATAGTGGAGGTGTACGAACATGAAACTGCGGGTATCCGCTGTACAATACCAATTGCACACAATCAGCTCGTTTGAGCAGTTCGCCGCTCAGGCTGAGCATTACATACGGACAGCGAGTGAATACGGAACCGAATTTGTGCTGTTCCCGGAATTTTTCACAACGCAGTTAATGTCCATTGGGGACAAACAAGGTAATGCGCTGACAATTGAGGATCTGCCGAACTTTACGGAGCAATATGAGCAACTATTCACATCACTTGCTGCCCAGTACAGCATGCATGTCATTGGGGGAACCCACGTCATTCGCCGTGAAGGGAAGCTGTTCAACACAGCCCATCTCTTCTATCCGGATGGTCGCATCGCGCGCCAGGACAAGATTCACATTACACCAACCGAAGTACAGGAATGGAATATGGCTCCCGGAGATGGACTTGAGGTGTTCGACACGGATAAAGGCCGTATTGCCATGCTGACCTGTTACGATATTGAATTCCCGGAAATTGTACGGATGGCCAAAGCCAAAGGCGCTGACGTGATCTTCTGTCCTTCCTGTACGGACGATCGTCACGGATTCTACCGTGTGCGTTATACGAGTCATGCCCGCGCGGTGGAGAATCAGGTGTATGTTGTGTTAACCGGAACGGTAGGCAACTTGCCGACGGTTGATTTCATGCGTGCCAACTACGGACAGGCTGCAATTATTACGCCGAATGATATCCCATTCCCGCCACGTGGCATTCTGGCCGAGGGTGAGATTAACAATGATATGATCGTGACCGCCGATCTGGATTTGGACTTGTTGTATGAGGTGCGCGAACGTGGATCGGTAACGACCTGGCGTGACCGCCGCACTGATCTGTATACCGATTGGAAGTAGCGAGCTACTTTTATAACCGAACGAAACAGAGCTTGGAATTTATTTGTCAGTGGAAAGGGGCGATCCGGCAACATGTATACCAAAGAAATGCTGATTACCGACCCAGACCAGAGTGGCAAAAGGGTAAAGGCAGTCGTTCGCAATTATGTTGCAGCCGACTATGAGGAACTCATTCGCATTCAGGCGGAGAGTTTCCCTCCACCTTATCCGGAAGAGCTGCTCTGGAGTCACGAGCAGCTCACCAGTCATGTGCAGCATTACCCGGAAGGTGCCATCTGTATTGAAGTGGATGGAGAATTGGCCGGCTCGATGACTTCGCTGCGGATGCAGTGGGACCCTGCACATCCAGCAAGTCATACCTGGGCCGAAGTAACGGATGACGGCTATATTCGTAACCACAACCCGGATGGCAACACGCTGTATATTGTCGATCTCAATGTTCGTCCAAAGTACCGCAAATGGGGACTGGCTCA
Above is a window of Paenibacillus sp. E222 DNA encoding:
- a CDS encoding DNA alkylation repair protein, producing the protein MDVQKELHIPEDVLLRKGARKGIEIPDHIRNLLQSGHIESVNLTEWLAVDHILLFQQVAHERGMDVDTREMKEQLTQMNEQRIMKIIPTIAANWLNLLERMEEKERVRHFRSFAEHRSDSVRCWAAYIIGLDSRLSLIEKLDRIRPFAADHHFGVREIAWMAVRQPITAELSEALAFLMDWAIDPDPLVRRFAIESTRPHGVWAKHIQELKENPAIALPLLNHVNSDAHKYVQDSVSNWLNDAAKTNPDWVRQVCDTWIEQSDTKHTLRIITRGQRSL
- a CDS encoding LysR family transcriptional regulator produces the protein MDIRHLQYFLEVARQQSFTKAAEVLFITQPTISKTVKSLEDELGVTLLDRYGKKVALTDAGHVFFRQALEIEKSFRSLSSELDDLMNLKKGHLRIGLPPMVGSSFFPMIIGEFHKAYPQVTIQLFEDGAKKVEADVISGALDIGVAVLPTVDELVDHFVFVKEKLNLLVHPSHPLAGKESIALRELEHDSFVLFREDFALHDRIIAACQHVGFQPRVVYESSQWDLLSAMVAANLGVALLPETICREVDHMRVRIIPVMEPVIPWQLGMIWRKDRYLSFATREWISFTQSMLSE
- a CDS encoding carbon-nitrogen hydrolase family protein — protein: MKLRVSAVQYQLHTISSFEQFAAQAEHYIRTASEYGTEFVLFPEFFTTQLMSIGDKQGNALTIEDLPNFTEQYEQLFTSLAAQYSMHVIGGTHVIRREGKLFNTAHLFYPDGRIARQDKIHITPTEVQEWNMAPGDGLEVFDTDKGRIAMLTCYDIEFPEIVRMAKAKGADVIFCPSCTDDRHGFYRVRYTSHARAVENQVYVVLTGTVGNLPTVDFMRANYGQAAIITPNDIPFPPRGILAEGEINNDMIVTADLDLDLLYEVRERGSVTTWRDRRTDLYTDWK
- a CDS encoding CidB/LrgB family autolysis modulator produces the protein MIGFLCLLLTVGIYWVAKRMYRNLPKVYLSPLLITPLLVVGVLLATGTDYAAYSSGGKWLSLLLQPATVAFAIPLYTFFHVLKKHISEIVFSVMTGSVVAVLSSALLAKWLRLDSGLIHSLIPRSITTPIAMNVSATIGGIPAVTAVFVIMTGLLGAIMGPSIVKMLRIDGEIARGTLLGTGAHGTGTSKAFELSSLTGSISSISMVLAALFTLAVAPLLSKLIFP
- a CDS encoding Gfo/Idh/MocA family protein; protein product: MTLQIGIIGTGWFSKVHADILARMEGVRVAAVCGTTLEKAEAMASVYDAVGYGELEHMLDGEKLDAVYICVPPMSHGSIETELIRRGIPFLVEKPLSTGMDIPRQVLDQVQKSGLLTSVGYHFRYQEAALVLKEAMKEQTVGMALGRWMGGMPGVAWWRRQEGSGGQFVEQTTHIVDLLRYCAGEVTEVYAVAAQRSMHEKHEHVTVADVANVTLKLENGAIASIANTCLLPDGEGGAGLQFYTDAGVWDWTPERLLLPSAAPHAMAGLEIPAGHNPYERENEAFIHALRTGDRSRILSDYADACRTQEITTAALVSADSGLPVQLQPSKHLSH
- a CDS encoding GNAT family N-acetyltransferase; its protein translation is MYTKEMLITDPDQSGKRVKAVVRNYVAADYEELIRIQAESFPPPYPEELLWSHEQLTSHVQHYPEGAICIEVDGELAGSMTSLRMQWDPAHPASHTWAEVTDDGYIRNHNPDGNTLYIVDLNVRPKYRKWGLAQLMMQAMYHLVIAQGMDRLLGAGRMPGYHLVADQLSAQEYLDQVAAGERRDPVISFLLRCGRMPVGVTADYLDDEESCNYAALMEWRNPFK
- a CDS encoding helix-turn-helix domain-containing protein, whose amino-acid sequence is MDIIGKKWVLLIMYQLLSGPKRFTELEAEMAISGRLLSERLKEMEMEGIVTRHMYPEIPPRVEYELTPKGRAIEPVINQIYNWSSDWLKQQQSTK
- a CDS encoding Crp/Fnr family transcriptional regulator; translated protein: MDKILYLSQFNLMSSLSEADLIEMDSMTSITTLARNTLIQTPDTYSEGFYFVKKGKVRLYTLSEEGKQFTLDILKEGNVFGEMNGISLGTRSVYIETLEECDICLMNRQRFEQFLIEHPEFMLNLMKVLSERIKGMSALTQQLALGNLHDKIMHNLTRLADQMGWVNEGDYGRINLVLTHQEIAWMAGATRESVSVALQDLARVGRIRTGFKSVALHRNELSASCTANTQL
- a CDS encoding AbrB/MazE/SpoVT family DNA-binding domain-containing protein, whose protein sequence is MKRTGMKRSLDRLGRIVLPKEMRDTMEIHIGDPLEFFIEGKELILRKYKSTLCVFCGDVDTEMYFKEQFICRTCAIQLKHPDDTPEWFVPQNKQAPAPVERPATESATVSSPAWEEGATAANQEYPDLRPKTARMLQQMKEIVEQNPGLAQQQIAEKLGISQGRVSQLKKLL
- a CDS encoding CidA/LrgA family protein — protein: MKKWGLGILQVALLMAFSLLMDQLARALHLPIPGSILGMIVLFILLQTHVVKLRWIEIGAAWLLGELLLFFIPSAVGIMNYMPMLEQDGLQILFIVLLSTFLVMACTGLVATRIAKRKERHTG
- a CDS encoding glycerol-3-phosphate dehydrogenase/oxidase; the protein is MTASFSAEKRTEYLDRMANAHFDILIIGGGITGAGIALDAASRGLKTALVEMQDFAAGTSSRSTKLVHGGLRYLKQFEVKMVAEVGRERAVVYENGPHVTTPEPMLLPIYTAGTFGRFSTSIGLMVYDRLAGVKRSERRQMLKAGAVSDSEPLLRKDGLLGGGRYVEYRTDDARLTMEVMKEAVQRGAQAVNYVKAAAFLKDNGVITGIQAVDQISGQSYDLQATKVINASGPWVDELRKIDGPRQGKTLQMTKGIHLVFDGTRFPLRQAVYFDTPDGRMVFAVPRDGKTYVGTTDTVFEDDPAHPLISEADRDYVIDAVNGMFPGVRIRAEDVESGWAGVRPLIHEEGKGPSEISRKDEVWVAHSGLITIAGGKLTGYRKMAEMVVDLAASQLEQETGRSVGPCITKKMPISGGHVGGSAGFGAYAERKIKDGVALGLDRSAAERLARVYGSNVDALYERMPDPRAKAELHAMPQELLLMLRYAIDEEMAVTPADFFVRRTGDLFFRIDEVRQYKAAVIQYMAERLDWPEEQAIRFANELDQLLWEASGKM
- a CDS encoding DoxX family protein, coding for MNKGIRILGYIALVVLAGMFVMAGLNKVSGAEMMVQTFEGFSYPIWTMYLIGAVELLSAVGLLIPRTRILASGVLTFILIGAVGSHLIYGQYTAVPFPAVLLVANIVVLIMGMRKLEAEEMDMDLVQV